Proteins co-encoded in one Gossypium arboreum isolate Shixiya-1 chromosome 11, ASM2569848v2, whole genome shotgun sequence genomic window:
- the LOC108470749 gene encoding uncharacterized protein LOC108470749, which yields MGGDVTGPITSAVVATSAAAAAPPFGGGAAESQYVAAKTSVWWDIENCQVPKHCDPHAIAQNISSALVKMNYCGPVSISAYGDTNRIPSSVQQALSSTGIALNHVPAGVKDASDKKILVDMLFWAVDNPAPANYLLISGDRDFSNALHQLRMRRYNILLAQPMKASAPLVAAAKSVWLWMSLSAGGPPLSRCESTKLANGHNSFNPEMYNPIPEVVQYSQPMVFSSENGTLGNQNVPSSGRNGDSKYKGKYIRKTPYQPSISRASSAPTTIIQENTNNGHPYHSEYAQAMSFKKAQHEFYGGSDPAVSASKSTPNFFPSNPNHSGSNNGNFMGIHQNHHPHSLRPNNLPLQPVSAQDNLLPPNAQCHGFRPMPPKVEGPRYLAQPNMPDIGKLNFSQQSNYAQKPSNFPHRIGEEFKTSSIDSLPNQGILSVPQKSHVSHNSQASQHISIRYPRGPEFPPPSSSPISNNGTWGAQGRSPPSEYVQGLIGVILLALNTLKSEKIMPTEVNITDCIRYGDPKHRNTDVRKALDSAVEQHMVLKQTLGSMQLYVGRNEKLWKCVNPIGGNPNQYSKTTWEGIQKFLSSPAGRSAIMASQCRYEAALALKKACLEEFALGDALLILNMIISMKKWITHNQSGWQPITVTLPEAESITETGTGTAA from the exons ATGGGAGGAGATGTAACCGGTCCAATCACCTCCGCCGTCGTTGCCACCTCGGCAGCCGCGGCAGCCCCACCCTTTGGTGGAGGCGCGGCTGAATCTCAGTACGTTGCGGCGAAGACGTCGGTTTGGTGGGACATAGAGAACTGCCAGGTCCCTAAACATTGCGACCCGCACGCGATCGCGCAGAACATTAGTTCGGCGCTGGTTAAGATGAACTACTGTGGGCCCGTTTCCATCTCCGCCTACGGCGACACCAATCGGATTCCTTCTTCTGTACAGCAGGCGCTTTCAAGCACCGGCATCGCACTCAATCATGTCCCCGCTG GTGTGAAAGATGCGAGCGATAAAAAGATTCTAGTTGATATGCTGTTTTGGGCAGTTGATAATCCGGCTCCCGCTAATTATCTGTTGATTTCCGGCGATAGGGATTTTTCTAACGCTCTCCATCAGTTACGCATGAGGAGATATAATATTCTCTTGGCGCAGCCTATGAAGGCATCAGCACCCCTGGTTGCTGCGGCCAAGAGTGTATGGCTTTGGATGAGTCTTTCAGCTGGTGGACCTCCGCTTTCGAGGTGTGAATCAACTAAACTTGCTAATGGTCACAATAGTTTTAACCCTGAAATGTATAACCCGATTCCTGAAGTGGTCCAGTATAGTCAACCAATGGTTTTCAGTTCTGAAAATGGTACATTAGGGAATCAAAATGTGCCTAGTTCTGGAAGGAATGGCGATAGCAAATATAAAGGGAAATATATCAGGAAAACCCCCTATCAGCCAAGCATATCAAGAGCCTCTAGTGCGCCAACAACTATCATTCAAGAAAATACTAACAATGGACACCCTTACCATTCAGAATATGCACAGGCAATGTCATTTAAAAAAGCACAGCATGAATTTTATGGTGGCAGTGACCCTGCTGTCTCTGCAAGCAAGTCTACTCCTAACTTCTTTCCTAGCAATCCTAATCATTCAGGGAGTAACAATGGTAATTTCATGGGCATCCATCAAAATCATCATCCTCATTCATTGAGGCCAAATAACCTTCCTTTGCAACCAGTGTCTGCACAAGATAATTTGTTACCCCCTAATGCACAATGTCATGGTTTCCGTCCAATGCCTCCTAAAGTGGAGGGGCCTAGATATTTGGCCCAACCAAATATGCCTGatattggtaagttaaatttttCTCAGCAGTCCAATTATGCTCAAAAACCTTCTAATTTTCCCCATCGAATCGGAGAAGAGTTTAAAACAAGCTCTATCGATTCATTGCCTAATCAAGGTATCCTAAGTGTACCGCAAAAGAGCCATGTGTCGCACAACAGCCAAGCAAGCCAGCACATTAGTATTAGGTATCCGCGTGGCCCTGAATTTCCACCTCCATCATCCTCACCAATTTCTAACAATGGCACTTGGGGAGCTCAAGGACGCTCACCACCATCTGAATATGTGCAAGGTCTAATTGGTGTTATCTTACTTGCTTTAAACACACTGAAAAGCGAAAAAATTATGCCTACTGAAGTGAACATTACTGATTGCATTCGTTATGGAGATCCAAAACACCGCAATACTGATGTAAGGAAGGCTTTGGATAGTGCAGTTGAACAACATATGGTATTGAAGCAAACATTAGGTTCAATGCAGTTGTATGTTGGTAGAAATGAGAAACTATGGAAGTGTGTCAATCCTATTGGTGGGAACCCTAATCAGTACTCGAAGACGACATGGGAGGGAATACAAAAGTTTTTATCATCCCCCGCTGGACGATCAGCAATAATGGCTTCTCAATGCAG ATATGAAGCGGCTTTGGCTTTAAAAAAGGCATGCTTGGAAGAATTTGCTTTAGGTGATGCTCTCCTGATCTTGAATATGATAATTTCCATGAAGAAATGGATTACACATAATCAATCAGGATGGCAACCAATTACAGTCACCCTTCCAGAGGCAGAGTCGATTACTGAAACGGGTACTGGGACTGCTGCTTGA